From Miscanthus floridulus cultivar M001 chromosome 15, ASM1932011v1, whole genome shotgun sequence, the proteins below share one genomic window:
- the LOC136508168 gene encoding signal recognition particle subunit SRP54, chloroplastic-like, with amino-acid sequence MEATTALALSSSFATTALALSSPEKAATASLRLRRFSATTSLYLRSARSPALRSHPSPFQGWRRRGRAGGLVVRAEMFGQLTTGLESAWNKLRGVDVLTKENIAEPMRDIRRALLEADVSLPVVRRFIESVSEKAVGTDVIRGVRPDQQLVKVVNDELVQLMGGEVSDLVFAKSGPTIILLAGLQGVGKTTVCAKLAFYLKKMGKSCMLVAADVYRPAAIDQLTILGKKVGVPVYSEGTEAKPSQIAKNGLKEAKVNKADVIIVDTAGRLQVDKAMMNELKEVKKAVNPTEVLLVVDAMTGQEAAGLVSSFNDEIGITGAILTKLDGDSRGGAALSVKEVSGKSIKFVGQGERIEDLEPFYPDRMAQRILGMGDVLSFVEKAQEVMCQEDAEELQKKILSAKFNFNDFLKQTQMIAQMGSFSRLIGMIPGMNKVTPAQIREAEKNLKFMESMINVMTLEERERPELLAESRERRKRVAKDSGKTEQQVSQLVAQLFQMRAKMQKMMGAIQGKESPDMDELMESMKAEEQAAAGTGRRRRKYGNLRQRQLDAMRGFRRR; translated from the exons ATGGAGGCCACCACAGCGCTCGCGCTCTCCTCGTCGTTCGCCACCACAGCGCTCGCGCTCTCCTCGCCGGAGAAGGCGGCCACTGCatccctccgcctccgccgcttcTCCGCTACCACCTCGCTCTACCTGCGCTCTGCCCGGAGCCCAGCGCTTCGCTCCCACCCGTCACCCTTCCAG GGATGGAGGCGGCGTGGGAGGGCGGGCGGGCTGGTTGTTCGGGCGGAGATGTTCGGCCAGCTCACCACAGGCCTCGAGTCCGCCTGGAACAAGCTGAGGGGAGTCG ATGTATTGACAAAGGAAAACATAGCTGAACCAATGCGGGATATCAGAAGAGCACTTTTGGAGGCAGAT GTAAGTTTGCCAGTAGTAAGAAGATTCATTGAGTCTGTAAGTGAAAAGGCCGTAGGCACCGATGTAATCCGAGGTGTGCGACCTGACCAGCAGTTGGTGAAG GTTGTGAATGATGAACTCGTACAACTGATGGGCGGGGAGGTATCAGATTTGGTGTTTGCAAAATCTGGGCCAACTATTATCTTGTTGGCAGGTCTGCAAGGTGTTGGAAAAACTACTGTTTGTGCGAAGCTTGCCTTCTATCTAAAAAAAATG GGCAAGAGTTGTATGCTAGTTGCTGCAGATGTTTACAGGCCTGCTGCTATTGATCAACTCACTATTCTGGGTAAAAAG GTTGGTGTACCAGTTTACTCAGAAGGAACTGAAGCAAAACCTTCACAAATAGCCAAAAACGGTTTGAAGGAGGCAAAAGTCAATAAGGCTGACGTAATTATAGTGGACACGGCTGGAAGACTGCAG GTAGATAAAGCAATGATGAATGAGTTGAAAGAAGTAAAAAAAGCAGTGAATCCTACAGAAGTTCTTCTTGTGGTTGATGCCATGACTGGCCAAGAAGCTGCAG GGTTGGTCAGCTCCTTCAATGATGAGATTGGTATAACTGGTGCTATACTGACAAAACTGGATGGTGACTCAAGAGGTGGAGCAGCACTGAGTGTTAAAGAG GTGTCTGGAAAGTCAATTAAATTTGTAGGGCAAGGAGAGCGTATTGAAGATCTTGAGCCTTTCTACCCAGATCGTATGGCACAGCGTATCCTGGGAATGGGAGATGTACTTTCATTTGTTGAAAAAGCACAAGAAGTG ATGTGTCAAGAAGATGCTGAGGAATTACAGAAGAAGATCTTGAGTGCAAAATTTAACTTTAACGACTTTCTGAAGCAAACACAAATGATCGCACAAATGGGTTCATTCAGTCGTTTAATCGGCATGATTCCAGGCATGAACAAG GTTACCCCTGCACAAATCCGTGAAGCTGAGAAGAATCTCAAGTTTATGGAGTCAATGATCAATGTAATGACTCTCG AGGAAAGGGAAAGGCCAGAGTTACTTGCTGAATCACGCGAGAGAAGGAAACGAGTGGCCAAGGACTCTGGAAAAACCGAACAGCAG GTGAGCCAATTGGTTGCACAACTCTTCCAAATGCGTGCAAAAATGCAGAAAATGATGGGCGCTATACAAGGAAAAGAGTCGCCAGATATGGACGAGCTCATGGAATCAATGAAAGCTGAGGAGCAG GCTGCTGCCGGTACTGGACGACGTAGAAGGAAGTATGGCAACCTGAGGCAGCGGCAACTGGATGCAATGCGTGGTTTCCGCAGACGGTGA